The DNA segment CATTATCTTGTATCGTACTTAGTTTTCCAAGAAGTTGCTTGCTGGTTACTGTTGCGCCTTCCTGTTGAAGAATTTCTTCAAGTATTCCCTCTTTTTCAGCAGGGACTTCAAGTACCACTTTATCTGTTTCAATTTCAACAAGAATATCATCTCGCTGAACCTTATCTCCTACTTTTTTATGCCAAGTCGCAACCATTGCGTCTGCAACAGATTCTGGTAAATCAGGAGTAAGAATTTCAATAGTCATAATATTTTCCTTTTCTTTCTTTTAAAGGGTTAATGCATCATCAACGAGTTGCTGCTGTTGTTGTGTATGTAGAGCCATACTTCCGACTGCGGGTGATGCAGACGCTTCTCTTCCTGCATAACGTAACGTTGATTTTGGAGGAATAGACTCTGTAAAATGATGATTGCTTGAGTACCACGCCCCTTGATTTTGAGGTTCTTCTTGGCACCATACATAATCTTTTACGTGTTTATAGCGTTTGAGAATATGCAGCACATCTTCAAGTGGGTAAGGGTAAAGTTGTTCAATACGAATAATCGCCACATCATTTTGTTTGTTTTTACGGCGTTGTTCGAGTAAGTCATAATAAACTTTACCCGAGCAAAGTATCACTCGTTTTATGTCTTTAGGATCGAGATCATCAATTTCATCAATCACATTTTGGAATGTACCGTGAATTAATTCTTCTTGTTTCGACACCGCAAGTGGGTGGCGAAGCAATGATTTTGGCGATAACACAATCAATGGACGACGCATTTTACGAATGGCTTGGCGACGTAGCATATGATAAACCTGTGCAGGAGTAGAAGGAATACACACCTGCATATTGTGTTGAGCACAAAGCTGTAAATAACGTTCTAAACGAGCTGAAGAGTGTTCAGGTCCTTGTCCTTCGTAACCGTGAGGGAGTAGCATTACTAAACCACACATACGTCCCCATTTTTGTTCACCAGAACTAATAAATTGGTCAATAACGATTTGAGCACCATTTGCAAAATCACCAAATTGGGCTTCCCAAATAGTAAGGGTTTTTGGTAATGTGATTGCATAACCATATTCAAACGCCAATACCGCTTCTTCAGAAAGTACTGAATCCCAGACTTCAAAATGCCCTTGACTAGAATGAAGATTAACTAATGGAATATAGCCTGTACCATCTTTTTGATTATGAATAACACTGTGTCGATGGAAGAATGTACCACGTCCCGCATCTTCTCCAGATAGGCGAATATGCGTACCATCGTCTAATAAAGTCGCATAAGCCATTATTTCAGCCATACCCCAATCAAATAACTTTTCACCTTTTGCCATTGCTTGGCGATCTTGATAGATTTTGGCAACACGAGATTGCGGAACAACGCTTTCTGGATAGCTAGCAACACGTTTTGCAAGGCTGATAAATCGCTCTTGATCAAATTTACTTTCATAAGGATCTGTCCATTCGTGGTTAAGGTAGGAGACCCAATCCGCTTTTGTTTTATCCATTTTACGCCACTCAGGAACAACACATTCACCATTATCCAAGGCATCACGATAGAGATTGATTATTTCAGTCACTTGTTCTTCTGTAACAATCCCTTCTGCAATTAAACGATCGGCATAAATTTTACGAGGAGTTGGATGTTTTTTGATAATGCTATACATTATTGGCTGTGTAGCCATTGGTTCATCGGCTTCATTGTGACCGTGACGACGATAAGAAATCAACTCAATAAAAATATCACGTTTAAATAAAGCACGATATTCTACTGCCATTTGGGCTGCAAATGCTACTGCTTCAGGATCATCTCCATTAACGTGAATAATTGGTGCTTGCACCATTTTTGCTATATCAGTGCAAAATTCGGTTGAACGAGTATCAAGAGGGTTAGAGGTAGTGAAACCGATCTGATTATTAATGACAATACGAATGGCACCTCCCACGCTATAACCACGAGCGTGAGACATATTCAATGTCTCTTGTACTACACCTTGTCCTGCAATGGCTGAATCACCGTGAACAGTGACGGCTAATACTTTGTTGTGTTTAGTGTCATTTTTACGAATTTGTCTCGCTCGAGTTGAACCAATAACCACTGGATTTACAATTTCTAAATGAGAAGGATTAAAAGCAAGAACAAGATGCATTAGTTTATCGTCTGCGGCAAAATAAGAAGAAAAACCTTGATGATATTTTACATCCCCAGTTCTATCGCCAGAATGTTTACCTGAAAATTCATCAAAAAGTTCAGTCGGTTTTTTTCCTAGTACATTGACTAGCATATTTAAACGTCCACGATGTGCCATTCCCATCGTGACATCAGACATTCCTTGACGACTAGCGTGGCGAATAATCTCTTTCATCATTGGAATAAACGCATCGCTTCCTTCTAGAGAAAAGCGTTTAGCACCAGGGAATTTTGCCCCGATATAACGTTCTAATCCATCAGCGGCAGTTAATTCTTCTAAAAAATTGATACGTTGTTGAGGAGAGAAAAGGGGTTTATTTAATAGACTTT comes from the Pasteurella atlantica genome and includes:
- the sucA gene encoding 2-oxoglutarate dehydrogenase E1 component codes for the protein MANNTTHTNFEEWLASSALNGASQSYIEDIYEQYLDDPTSVEESWRGIFDALPQSQKIEQAHSCVRDYFRHLAKTSHLNGTTAIAPDASAKLVKILQFINAHRFRGYLEANLDPLNYYRWKTSQVPELDYRFHGFSESDLDETFTINRYVYNQETITLRELDKKLKETYCGTIGLEFMHVQDQEQKIWLQKKIESLLNKPLFSPQQRINFLEELTAADGLERYIGAKFPGAKRFSLEGSDAFIPMMKEIIRHASRQGMSDVTMGMAHRGRLNMLVNVLGKKPTELFDEFSGKHSGDRTGDVKYHQGFSSYFAADDKLMHLVLAFNPSHLEIVNPVVIGSTRARQIRKNDTKHNKVLAVTVHGDSAIAGQGVVQETLNMSHARGYSVGGAIRIVINNQIGFTTSNPLDTRSTEFCTDIAKMVQAPIIHVNGDDPEAVAFAAQMAVEYRALFKRDIFIELISYRRHGHNEADEPMATQPIMYSIIKKHPTPRKIYADRLIAEGIVTEEQVTEIINLYRDALDNGECVVPEWRKMDKTKADWVSYLNHEWTDPYESKFDQERFISLAKRVASYPESVVPQSRVAKIYQDRQAMAKGEKLFDWGMAEIMAYATLLDDGTHIRLSGEDAGRGTFFHRHSVIHNQKDGTGYIPLVNLHSSQGHFEVWDSVLSEEAVLAFEYGYAITLPKTLTIWEAQFGDFANGAQIVIDQFISSGEQKWGRMCGLVMLLPHGYEGQGPEHSSARLERYLQLCAQHNMQVCIPSTPAQVYHMLRRQAIRKMRRPLIVLSPKSLLRHPLAVSKQEELIHGTFQNVIDEIDDLDPKDIKRVILCSGKVYYDLLEQRRKNKQNDVAIIRIEQLYPYPLEDVLHILKRYKHVKDYVWCQEEPQNQGAWYSSNHHFTESIPPKSTLRYAGREASASPAVGSMALHTQQQQQLVDDALTL